GACGTAGTCGCTGTAGCGCTGGCCCGGCTTCGTCGAGTCGGCGAACCAGCGGCTCTTGTGCTCGGTCGTGATGCCGAGGCGGAAACCGTTCGGGTTGATCTTCTGACCCATCAGCGGTTACCTCCCTTCGAGTCGCGCTCGCCCACAACGATGGTGATGTGGCTCGTGCGCTTGAGGATGCGGCTCGCGCGGCCCTGGGCACGCGGGCGGAATCGCTTCATGGTCGGACCTTCGTCGACGAACGCGGTCGTGACGACCAGTGCGTTCTCGTCGAAGGGTGCGGAGTTCTTGTCCGCCGTGAAACGCGCGTTCGCAATGGCGCTGTTGAGCGTCTTGAGAACGGGCTCGCTGGCAGTCTGCGGAGCAAACTGCAGCAGAGCGATCGCGTCAGCGGCCTGCTTGCCACGGATCATGTCCACGACGCGGCGGGCCTTCATCGGCGTCACGCGGACGTGCCGCGCCTGCGCCTTGGCTTCCATCGCTGTCCCTTTACTTTCGTTCGTCATGTTGGGTTACCCCGCCGCGTCAGCGACGGCGACCCTTCTTGTCGTCCTTGTCGTGACCCTTGAAGGTACGAGTGGGAGCGAACTCACCCAACTTGTGGCCGACCATGCTCTCGGTCACGAAGACCGGAACGTGCTTGCGACCGTCGTGGACGGCCAGGGTGTGGCCGAGCATGTCCGGGGTGATCATCGAGCGGCGCGACCACGTCTTGATGACGCTCTGCGTGCCGGCTTCGTTCTGGGCATCGACCTTCTTCGCGAGGTGCTCGTCGACGAAGGGGCCCTTCTTGAGGCTACGAGGCATTTCGAAAGGCTCCTATCAGCGCTTCTTGCCAGTACGACGGCGACGCACGATGAGCTTGTCGCTGTCCTTGTTCGGGCGGCGGGTGCGGCCTTCCTTCTGGCCCCACGGGCTCACCGGGTTACGACCACCGGAGGTCTTGCCCTCACCACCACCGTGCGGGTGGTCCACCGGGTTCATCGCGACACCACGGACGGTCGGGCGCTTGCCCTTCCAGCGCATGCGGCCGGCCTTGCCCCAGTTGATGTTGCTCTGCTCGGCGTTGCCCACCTCACCGATCGTCGCGCGGCAGCGGACGTCGACGTTGCGGATCTCACCGGAGGGCATGCGCAGCTGGGCGTAGGGGCCGTCCTTCGCGACGAGCTGTACGCGAACACCCGCGGAACGGGCGATCTTCGCGCCGCCACCGGGGCGCAGCTCGACACAGTGGATGACGGTACCGACGGGGATGTTACGCATCGGCAGGTTGTTGCCGGGCTTGATGTCGGCCTCGGGACCGTTCTCGATGCGGTCGCCCTGCTTCAGCTTGTTCGGCGCGATGATGTAGCGCTTCTCGCCGTCGGCGTAGTGCAGCAGCGCGATGCGGGCGGTGCGGTTGGGGTCGTACTCGATGTGAGCGACCTTGGCCGGGATGCCGTCCTTGTCCGCGCGGCGGAAGTCGATCACACGGTAGGCGCGCTTGTGGCCACCACCGATGTGACGGGTCGTGATACGGCCGGAGGCGTTGCGGCCACCGGTCTTGGTCAGGGGGCGCACCAGCGACTTCTCGGGCGTGGAGCGAGTGATCTCGACGAAGTCGGCCACACTCGAGCCACGACGACCGGGGGTCGTGGGCTTGTACTTGCGAATAGCCATGGGTCTAAGTCGTCCTCAGTCTTGGATTGATTCGGCGATCGTCATCGAGGGTCAGGAGGCCTGACCGAAGATGTCGATGTTGCCTTCCGTGAGCGAGACGATGGCGCGCTTGGTGTCCTTGCGCTTGCCCATGCCGAAACGCGTACGGCGCGTCTTGCCCTTGCGGTTCAGCGTGTGCACCGATGCGACCTTGACGTCGAAGATCTGCTCGATGGCGATCTTGATCTCCGTCTTGTTCGCACGCGGGTCCACGATGAACGTGTACTTGCCCTCGTCGAGGAGTGCGTAGGACTTCTCCGAGACGACGGGCTGGATGATGACGTCGCGGGGGTCCTTGTTCAGGGTGCTCACTTGGTGTCCTCCGACTTCTGGCCGCCGGCGACGAATGCGTCGAACGCAGCCTTCGTGAACGCGATGTCGTCGGCGCACAGCACGTCGTACGTGTTGAGCTGGTCGCTCCAGAGCACGTGGACGTTCGGCAGGTTGCGAACGCTGAGCTCGGAGACCGAGTCCATGCGGTCGATGACGACGAGGAGGTTCTTGCGGTCCGAGAGCGTGCCCAGGAACTTCGCGGCAGCCTTCGTCGACGGCGCCTCACCGGCGACGACGGACTCGAGAACGTGGATGCGCTCGAAACGGGCGCGGTCCGAGAGGGCTCCGCGCAGGGCGGCGGCCTTCATCTTCTTGGGCGTGCGCTGGCTGTAGTCGCGCGGCTGCGGGCCGTGGACGGTGCCACCGCCCGCGAACTGCGGCGCGCGGGTCGAACCCTGACGGGCGCGACCGGTGCCCTTCTGGCGGTACGGCTTGCGCCCACCACCACGGACCTCGCCGCGGGTCTTGGTCTTGTGCGTGCCCTGACGAGCTGCGGCCAGCTGCGCCACCACGACCTGGTGGATCAGCGGGACGTTGGTGGCGACATCGAAGATGTCGGCCGGCAGTTCGACAGAACCGGACGTCTTGCCCTCGGGGCTCAGGATGTCAACGGTAGTCATGCTCAGGCTCCCTTGATGGCCGTGCGCACGAGAACGACAGCGCCCGCGGGGCCGGGAACGGCACCCTTGATGAGCAGCAGGCCCTTCTCAGCGTCCACGGCGTGGATCTGGAGGTTCTGGGTCGTCTGGCGAACGCCACCCATGCGACCGGCCATGCGCATGCCCTTGAAGACTCGACCCGGGGTGGCGCAGCCACCGATCGAACCCGGCTTGCGGTGGTTGCGGTGCGCACCGTGCGAGGCCGAGACACCGGCGAAGCCGTGACGCTTCATGACACCGGCGAAACCCTTGCCCTTGGTGCGGCCGACGACGTCGACCTTCTGGCCGGCCTCGAAAGCCTCTGCCGTCAGCTCCTGGCCGAGCGAGTACTCGCCGGCGTCGGAGGTGCGCAGTTCGGCCAGGTGGCGGCGCGGCGTGACGCCGGCCTTCTCGAAGTGGCCGGTCAGCGGCTTCGTGACCTTGCGCGGGTCGATCTGGCCGTAGCCGATCTGAACCGCGTTGTAGCCGTCGACGCCTTCGCTGCGCAACTGCGTGACGACGCACGGGCCGACGGCGACGACGGTGACGGGGATGAGGCGGTTGTCGGCGTCCCAGACCTGGGTCATGCCGAGCTTCTCGCCGAGGAGGCCCTTCACGGGGCGCTCAGTGGTTGCAGTCATGAGTCAAACCCTCGCTTACAGCTTGATCTCGATGTTGACGTCGGCCGGGAGGTCGAGTCGCATGAGCGAGTCCACCGCCTTCGGCGTCGGGTCAACGATGTCGATGAGGCGCTTGTGCGTACGCATCTCGAAGTGCTCGCGGCTGTCCTTGTACTTGTGCGGCGACCGGATGACGCAGAAGACGTTCTTCTCCGTCGGCAGCGGCACCGGTCCAACGACCGTTGCGCCTGCACGGGTCACCGTGTCGACAATCTTGCGCGCCGAGCTGTCGATGACCTCGTGGTCATACGACTTCAGTCGGATGCGGATCTTCTGTCCCGCCATTCGCGTGAGTCTCTCTTCTCGCCGATCATGTTCGTGTCCGGCTCCCCCACCCACGCGCTCGGGCGTGTCGCGCGCCCTCCGGGCGCGATCTTCCGGCAGGAAGATCTGGAGGCCTTTCAGCCGGTGCTTGCGCTTCCCTGGACGCACGCCGTTCCATGAGAACGTGTGCACTTCGTGAGGGAAGTGCGAACAAGTGCGTTTCAGAGGCGGCAGTGCAGGTACGGACCTTCACCACGCGTCAAGCAACTTGTCCATAGTGCCAGATCGCCCCCGCCGCCTCCAAATCGGGGCGTCGGGGGCGCTGATGGCGAGGGCATAGTGCGGCGGTCGCGGCGTCTCAATCCCGCGCGTGCTCGAGCGCCGCGATGAGGACGCACAGGGCCACGCCCGCCATGGCCTCCTCGACCTCGGCCAGGGGCGGCAGGCTGGGCGCGAGCCGGATGTTCTCGTCCAACGGGTCCTTGCCGTACGGGAACGAGGCGCCTGCCGGTGTCAGGGCGATGCCCGCCTCCTTGGCGAGTTCGACGACGCGGCTCGCGGTGCCGGGCACGACGTCGAGGTTGACGAAGTAGCCGCCCTCCGGCTTGTTCCAGCGTGCGACCCCGTA
This region of Dermacoccus nishinomiyaensis genomic DNA includes:
- the rplV gene encoding 50S ribosomal protein L22, whose product is MEAKAQARHVRVTPMKARRVVDMIRGKQAADAIALLQFAPQTASEPVLKTLNSAIANARFTADKNSAPFDENALVVTTAFVDEGPTMKRFRPRAQGRASRILKRTSHITIVVGERDSKGGNR
- the rpsS gene encoding 30S ribosomal protein S19, with the protein product MPRSLKKGPFVDEHLAKKVDAQNEAGTQSVIKTWSRRSMITPDMLGHTLAVHDGRKHVPVFVTESMVGHKLGEFAPTRTFKGHDKDDKKGRRR
- the rplB gene encoding 50S ribosomal protein L2 produces the protein MAIRKYKPTTPGRRGSSVADFVEITRSTPEKSLVRPLTKTGGRNASGRITTRHIGGGHKRAYRVIDFRRADKDGIPAKVAHIEYDPNRTARIALLHYADGEKRYIIAPNKLKQGDRIENGPEADIKPGNNLPMRNIPVGTVIHCVELRPGGGAKIARSAGVRVQLVAKDGPYAQLRMPSGEIRNVDVRCRATIGEVGNAEQSNINWGKAGRMRWKGKRPTVRGVAMNPVDHPHGGGEGKTSGGRNPVSPWGQKEGRTRRPNKDSDKLIVRRRRTGKKR
- the rplW gene encoding 50S ribosomal protein L23, yielding MSTLNKDPRDVIIQPVVSEKSYALLDEGKYTFIVDPRANKTEIKIAIEQIFDVKVASVHTLNRKGKTRRTRFGMGKRKDTKRAIVSLTEGNIDIFGQAS
- the rplD gene encoding 50S ribosomal protein L4, whose translation is MTTVDILSPEGKTSGSVELPADIFDVATNVPLIHQVVVAQLAAARQGTHKTKTRGEVRGGGRKPYRQKGTGRARQGSTRAPQFAGGGTVHGPQPRDYSQRTPKKMKAAALRGALSDRARFERIHVLESVVAGEAPSTKAAAKFLGTLSDRKNLLVVIDRMDSVSELSVRNLPNVHVLWSDQLNTYDVLCADDIAFTKAAFDAFVAGGQKSEDTK
- the rplC gene encoding 50S ribosomal protein L3, with product MTATTERPVKGLLGEKLGMTQVWDADNRLIPVTVVAVGPCVVTQLRSEGVDGYNAVQIGYGQIDPRKVTKPLTGHFEKAGVTPRRHLAELRTSDAGEYSLGQELTAEAFEAGQKVDVVGRTKGKGFAGVMKRHGFAGVSASHGAHRNHRKPGSIGGCATPGRVFKGMRMAGRMGGVRQTTQNLQIHAVDAEKGLLLIKGAVPGPAGAVVLVRTAIKGA
- the rpsJ gene encoding 30S ribosomal protein S10; the protein is MAGQKIRIRLKSYDHEVIDSSARKIVDTVTRAGATVVGPVPLPTEKNVFCVIRSPHKYKDSREHFEMRTHKRLIDIVDPTPKAVDSLMRLDLPADVNIEIKL